The segment ACCCGATCACCGTCGTTAGGAAACTGATTTCGCTTCTGATCAGGGAAACTAGGATAGCGCCGCTTGCTAGTAACATCCGTTGAAAGTAGCTTGTCCGGGCATAGCGGACAGCTCCTTCTTTCGGGAGCTTTAGTTGGCGCTTTACAGATACTTCCAAGGCTCGAAACTGTAAGAAGGAAGTCAAGCATCCGAGCAGAAAACCATACACGGCACTGGGCTGTTTGCCAATCAGCGAGAGGAAAGCCAAAACCCCACCAAAGATCAACAACCGCCTTTGCACAGTTCC is part of the Bacillota bacterium genome and harbors:
- a CDS encoding ATP synthase subunit I yields the protein MMMQVHQNLSDDLRLIGTVQRRLLIFGGVLAFLSLIGKQPSAVYGFLLGCLTSFLQFRALEVSVKRQLKLPKEGAVRYARTSYFQRMLLASGAILVSLIRSEISFLTTVIGLLLIKPAIYSLYFEEWVISSLRRKNPEHGR